A genome region from Streptomyces xanthophaeus includes the following:
- a CDS encoding helix-turn-helix domain-containing protein gives MAVVRDIDPSASPLDYYSYELRRLREEAGLKQAQLGAIIFCTGSLIGMIENGKRVPTRDFSERVDAALGTDGHFSRLVGLVLRSVLPTWFQAFAEMEARATYISTFQAQLVYGLLQTEAYAKALVSVEFPDRADEITAARMERQRILMREEPPVLLVVLDEALLHRNVGGREVMREQLAHLLTFFDRPWIQIQVLPFSTGEHSGMMGSFTLLRFDGDPDLFYAESYDSGHMTANPPVIRERSVGYARLQAAALPPEESALLIARVMEERYGDQCGPDGRAVA, from the coding sequence ATGGCCGTCGTCCGCGACATCGATCCCAGCGCCTCGCCGCTGGACTACTACAGCTACGAGCTGCGCCGGCTGAGGGAAGAGGCGGGCCTCAAGCAGGCGCAGCTGGGCGCGATCATCTTCTGCACCGGGTCGCTGATCGGCATGATCGAGAACGGCAAGCGGGTGCCGACCCGCGACTTCTCGGAACGGGTGGACGCGGCCCTCGGCACGGACGGGCACTTCTCCCGTCTGGTGGGCCTGGTCCTGCGGAGCGTGCTCCCTACTTGGTTCCAGGCCTTCGCCGAGATGGAGGCCCGGGCGACGTACATCTCCACGTTCCAGGCTCAGTTGGTCTACGGACTACTTCAGACGGAGGCGTACGCGAAGGCTCTGGTGAGCGTGGAGTTTCCCGACCGGGCCGACGAGATCACGGCGGCCCGAATGGAGCGCCAGCGCATCCTGATGCGTGAGGAGCCGCCGGTTCTGCTGGTGGTGCTGGATGAGGCGCTGCTGCACCGGAACGTCGGCGGCCGCGAGGTCATGCGGGAGCAACTTGCCCATCTGCTGACCTTCTTCGACCGGCCCTGGATCCAGATCCAGGTACTCCCCTTCTCGACCGGCGAACACAGCGGGATGATGGGGTCGTTCACTCTCCTCCGTTTCGATGGCGACCCCGATCTCTTCTACGCGGAGAGCTATGACTCGGGCCATATGACGGCCAATCCGCCAGTGATCAGGGAACGTTCGGTCGGATACGCTCGGCTGCAGGCCGCAGCCCTCCCGCCGGAGGAGTCGGCCCTTCTGATCGCACGCGTAATGGAGGAACGCTATGGGGACCAGTGTGGACCTGATGGGCGTGCAGTGGCGTAA